One window of the Rufibacter radiotolerans genome contains the following:
- a CDS encoding DUF4296 domain-containing protein, which translates to MKKRLCLFFLPLAFLACTPDEEENKPADLVPADKMTRILIDVHLTEASIGRTIRNFDTSRVAYKQAHKLVLKRHHVSDSAFKHSYDYYLLHPALLDKIYDNVLDSLSLREAKLTEKAVPDSTAAPTETTVSPTEIKVNPSDTTKVK; encoded by the coding sequence GTGAAAAAACGTTTGTGCCTCTTTTTTCTGCCCCTGGCATTTCTGGCTTGTACCCCTGATGAAGAAGAAAATAAACCAGCAGACCTGGTGCCGGCAGACAAAATGACGCGCATATTAATAGACGTGCACCTCACCGAAGCCAGCATTGGCCGCACCATCAGAAACTTTGATACCTCCCGGGTGGCCTACAAACAGGCCCATAAACTGGTCCTGAAACGTCACCACGTGTCAGACAGCGCCTTCAAGCACAGCTATGACTATTACCTGTTGCACCCGGCCCTGCTAGATAAGATCTATGACAACGTGCTGGACAGCCTTAGCCTGCGGGAAGCCAAGCTCACTGAGAAAGCGGTTCCGGATTCTACGGCAGCACCTACAGAAACCACGGTTTCCCCAACCGAGATCAAGGTTAACCCTTCAGATACCACCAAGGTTAAATAA
- a CDS encoding DUF922 domain-containing protein — translation MSLSFIPLWICALFFASLPDNSPAPSTRATEIPWSMQKRLSWNDFAGNPSEDNPHHALTSTNMEMKVKCENNQLKFKVEAVFNPKESWTRNKSSELLLAHEQLHFDLTELHARQLRKRLSQLTNGCTRGAADMNKYASEAFDNWHKEQDLYDMESRHGLDKEQQLEWMAYVETRLKELENFK, via the coding sequence ATGTCATTATCTTTCATCCCCCTCTGGATTTGTGCGCTGTTTTTTGCCTCTTTGCCAGATAACAGCCCTGCTCCTAGTACCCGCGCCACTGAGATTCCATGGTCCATGCAAAAACGCCTGTCCTGGAACGACTTCGCGGGCAACCCCTCTGAAGACAACCCGCACCACGCCCTCACCTCCACCAACATGGAAATGAAGGTGAAATGCGAGAACAACCAGCTGAAGTTTAAGGTGGAGGCCGTGTTCAATCCTAAGGAATCCTGGACCCGCAACAAAAGCTCTGAGCTGCTGCTGGCCCATGAGCAACTGCACTTTGACCTCACCGAACTCCATGCCCGCCAACTCAGGAAGCGTCTTTCACAACTAACCAACGGTTGTACCCGGGGCGCCGCTGATATGAACAAATACGCCAGCGAGGCCTTCGACAATTGGCACAAAGAGCAGGACCTATATGATATGGAAAGCCGCCATGGCCTTGACAAAGAGCAGCAATTGGAATGGATGGCCTATGTAGAGACACGGCTGAAAGAACTGGAGAACTTTAAGTAG
- the egtD gene encoding L-histidine N(alpha)-methyltransferase — protein MIHHPTTSQVINLLPVKLSDEASLAQNVAQGLSQIPKTLSSRFFYDAKGSQLFQQIMALPEYYLTELEYQIFKKQRKEILYAFGTQAPFQLIDLGAGDAYKTKLLLQELVDQEAHFSFIPLDISQEPLHQLVEELGHLYPHLPVTGLAADYFQGLHWLNEHSKDRKLVLFLGSNIGNFSPVEAEGFLLKLRSSLAPQDRLLIGIDLRKDPRKIRLAYDDSAGVTAAFNLNLLARINHELQADFDLDQFEHFAEYNPISGTMRSYLVSRQNQEVHVKALNRTFHFEAWEAIHTENSHKYSLREIQEMAKRCHLAIDDVFTDASHGFADVLLRPVG, from the coding sequence ATGATTCATCACCCTACCACCAGCCAGGTCATTAACCTGCTTCCCGTTAAATTGTCAGATGAGGCCAGCCTTGCCCAGAACGTAGCCCAGGGCCTAAGCCAAATCCCCAAAACTTTGTCCTCCCGGTTTTTCTATGACGCCAAAGGCAGCCAGCTGTTCCAACAGATCATGGCCTTGCCCGAGTACTACCTCACCGAACTGGAATACCAGATCTTCAAGAAACAACGCAAGGAAATCCTGTACGCCTTCGGGACGCAGGCCCCTTTTCAATTGATTGACCTGGGCGCCGGTGATGCCTACAAGACTAAACTGCTGCTGCAGGAACTGGTAGACCAGGAGGCGCACTTCTCCTTTATTCCCCTGGACATTTCCCAGGAACCGCTTCACCAGCTGGTAGAGGAACTGGGGCACCTGTACCCCCACCTTCCCGTCACGGGTCTGGCCGCCGATTATTTCCAGGGTCTGCACTGGCTGAATGAGCATTCCAAAGACCGCAAGTTGGTTTTGTTCCTGGGCTCCAACATCGGTAACTTCAGTCCGGTAGAGGCCGAAGGGTTTCTGCTGAAACTGCGTAGCAGCCTGGCCCCCCAGGACCGCCTTCTCATTGGCATTGACCTACGGAAGGACCCCAGAAAGATAAGGTTAGCCTATGATGATTCCGCTGGCGTAACGGCCGCCTTTAACCTGAACCTGCTGGCCCGCATTAACCATGAGCTACAGGCAGATTTTGACCTGGACCAGTTTGAGCACTTTGCCGAGTACAATCCCATCTCTGGCACCATGCGGAGTTACCTTGTGAGCCGCCAGAACCAGGAAGTGCACGTGAAAGCCCTCAACAGAACCTTCCATTTTGAGGCCTGGGAAGCCATTCACACCGAGAACTCCCACAAATACTCGTTGCGTGAAATCCAGGAGATGGCCAAGCGCTGCCATCTGGCCATAGATGATGTTTTCACAGATGCCAGCCACGGCTTCGCCGATGTTCTGTTACGACCCGTGGGATAA
- a CDS encoding MATE family efflux transporter: MIFSAQYRQHYKSTFWLAYPVVLSQLGHILVSVADSVMAGRLGTLQLAAASLGNSIFTIILVFGLGISFSITPLVARADGRKNHTRIALILLNGLFLNTIMGVLLFLLFYAIAPFIQHLNQPVDVVKLALPYVKILFLSMVPLMVFQAFKQFAEGLSLTKQSMFISIFANVLNVGLNYLLIYGKLGFPALGLNGAAWATLISRIVMALMMAAFIFYSSRFVRYRHFLHRQSLSLTHMVKLFKLGFPISLQMLFEMGAFGFSAIMIGWLGARELAAHQIALNIASVTYMMASGISAAATIRVGRLRGLGDHHGVHEAGYSSLIMGALFMAASATLIILAKDLIPLFYVQDVAVHKLAAQLLIIAAIFQLSDGVQVVGLGALRGLEDVRVPSMISLFSYWLIALPTGYALGFWAGLGAIGIWLGLFTGLTIAALLLFFRFKKFSPA, encoded by the coding sequence GTGATTTTCTCTGCGCAGTACCGTCAACATTATAAAAGCACGTTTTGGCTGGCCTATCCGGTGGTTTTAAGCCAATTGGGGCATATTTTGGTAAGCGTTGCAGACAGTGTGATGGCGGGCCGGCTGGGGACCTTGCAGTTGGCCGCCGCTTCTCTGGGAAACAGTATCTTCACGATAATCCTAGTATTTGGCTTAGGCATCTCCTTTAGCATTACGCCTTTAGTTGCCCGCGCCGACGGTCGGAAAAACCATACCCGCATTGCCCTTATCCTGCTCAACGGGCTGTTCCTGAACACGATCATGGGCGTGCTGCTGTTCCTGCTTTTCTATGCCATAGCCCCCTTCATCCAACACCTGAACCAACCCGTGGACGTGGTGAAACTGGCTTTGCCCTACGTAAAGATCCTTTTCCTTTCCATGGTCCCGCTTATGGTGTTTCAGGCGTTTAAGCAGTTCGCCGAAGGCCTTTCGCTCACCAAGCAGTCTATGTTTATCTCCATCTTCGCCAATGTGTTAAATGTGGGCTTAAACTACCTGCTTATCTATGGCAAGTTGGGGTTTCCGGCCCTTGGTTTGAACGGGGCTGCGTGGGCCACCCTTATCTCGCGCATAGTCATGGCGCTCATGATGGCGGCCTTTATCTTTTATTCGTCGCGTTTTGTGCGGTACCGGCATTTCCTGCACCGGCAGAGTTTGTCCTTAACGCACATGGTGAAGTTGTTTAAACTGGGGTTTCCTATTTCCCTGCAAATGCTTTTTGAGATGGGGGCCTTCGGGTTTTCAGCCATCATGATTGGTTGGCTAGGCGCCCGGGAACTGGCGGCGCACCAAATTGCCCTGAACATAGCCTCCGTGACGTACATGATGGCCAGCGGAATATCGGCAGCGGCCACCATACGGGTAGGCCGATTGAGAGGCTTAGGCGACCATCATGGGGTGCATGAGGCGGGATATAGTAGCCTGATCATGGGGGCTTTGTTCATGGCGGCGTCTGCCACCCTTATTATTTTGGCCAAGGACCTGATCCCGCTCTTTTACGTGCAGGACGTAGCCGTGCATAAACTGGCGGCGCAATTGCTCATTATAGCGGCTATCTTTCAGTTATCTGACGGGGTACAGGTGGTGGGCCTGGGTGCGCTACGCGGGCTGGAAGACGTCCGGGTACCCAGCATGATCTCGCTTTTCTCTTATTGGCTAATTGCCCTGCCTACCGGTTACGCCCTGGGTTTTTGGGCCGGGTTGGGCGCCATAGGGATTTGGTTGGGGCTCTTTACCGGGTTAACCATAGCGGCCCTGTTGCTGTTTTTCCGGTTTAAGAAATTCAGCCCGGCATAA
- a CDS encoding pyridoxal phosphate-dependent aminotransferase, producing the protein MDLIPLHLGVSHFNSPVVAVDALQEAMKQNNTFYGPNEGLPELRNALSQRYLEDEGVPVPPEQILITHGAKHAIHLYLKSLLHLDDEVVALAPYWFAFPELIRQSGGKLTTIAANPEQGYALDIEVLRKKITPDTKLLILTSPGNPTGKVYSSLEQEEVAALLEEYPNLHLLSDEIYDGLVYTGDNPSFLRFELLRDRIAVVNGFSKSFAMSGWRIGYLVAPFPILHIATELQLKWISGVSPFTQMGAIAAIQHRHSIWEKFRAELDLKRQRVIKELEKMPRLKFFNPEAGYYVTLQIDGCLAPQDPKSPFRLVEEWAAALKDQVGLEVLPSTNMGMPAAVRMSFALPDEALDYAMHRLKAFIA; encoded by the coding sequence ATGGACCTGATTCCGTTACATCTGGGCGTTTCGCATTTTAATTCTCCAGTGGTGGCCGTTGACGCCCTGCAGGAGGCCATGAAACAAAACAATACCTTTTATGGCCCCAATGAAGGATTACCGGAACTGCGCAATGCCCTTTCGCAGCGCTACCTGGAAGACGAAGGCGTACCCGTGCCCCCGGAACAAATCCTTATTACCCACGGCGCCAAACACGCCATTCACCTGTACCTGAAAAGCCTCCTGCACCTAGATGATGAGGTAGTGGCCTTGGCGCCTTACTGGTTCGCGTTCCCGGAGTTGATCAGGCAAAGCGGCGGTAAACTCACGACTATTGCGGCCAACCCAGAGCAAGGCTACGCGCTGGACATTGAGGTGCTCCGCAAGAAAATCACCCCAGACACCAAGCTTCTCATCTTAACCAGCCCGGGCAACCCGACAGGGAAAGTGTATTCCTCATTGGAGCAGGAAGAAGTGGCGGCGCTGTTGGAAGAGTACCCCAACCTGCATTTACTTTCAGATGAAATCTACGACGGTTTGGTCTATACCGGCGACAACCCCAGCTTCTTACGCTTTGAGCTCCTGCGAGATAGGATAGCCGTGGTTAACGGTTTCTCTAAGTCCTTTGCCATGTCTGGTTGGCGCATTGGCTATCTGGTGGCCCCTTTTCCAATCCTGCACATCGCCACTGAGCTGCAGCTGAAATGGATCTCAGGGGTGTCGCCGTTCACCCAGATGGGCGCCATAGCGGCTATCCAGCATAGGCACAGCATCTGGGAGAAATTCAGGGCGGAGCTGGACCTAAAGCGGCAGCGGGTGATCAAGGAACTGGAGAAAATGCCCCGCCTGAAATTCTTCAATCCCGAAGCCGGGTATTACGTCACGCTCCAGATTGACGGCTGCCTGGCTCCCCAGGACCCCAAATCACCCTTCAGGCTTGTAGAAGAATGGGCCGCTGCCCTAAAGGACCAGGTAGGCCTGGAAGTGCTGCCCTCTACCAACATGGGAATGCCCGCCGCCGTGAGAATGTCCTTCGCCTTACCAGATGAAGCCCTGGACTACGCCATGCACCGTTTAAAGGCCTTTATCGCTTAA
- the menC gene encoding o-succinylbenzoate synthase — translation MPFVLTPFSRQLQFKFDARTSRGAIQTHQAHYLRLHHTDNPLVQGWGEAAPLPGLSLDFSPDFQTTVDSVCERFNALRQVTAEDEIGEQFWASLQPWPSLKFAWETAWIDLLRGGKRELYPSAFSRGDKGIKINGLIWMGDPAFMREQIQKKLAQGFNCLKMKIGGLDFDQELRILEEIRAVANPSELELRLDANGAFLPKDAQAKLDQLAKFTIHSIEQPIKQNQWEEMRTLCQNSPIPIALDEELIRVASKEEKWKMLDTLRPRYIILKPTLLGGFFESREWIQVAESLGIEWWLTSALESNIGLNAITQFSQEFNNPMPQGLGTGQLYHNNIESPLEIKGEELWYNQALGWKLPE, via the coding sequence ATGCCCTTTGTCTTAACTCCTTTTTCCAGGCAACTACAGTTCAAGTTTGACGCCCGCACTTCAAGGGGCGCTATCCAAACCCACCAGGCACATTACCTGCGGCTACATCACACAGACAACCCTTTGGTGCAAGGGTGGGGAGAAGCTGCACCCTTGCCCGGCCTGAGCCTTGATTTCTCCCCTGATTTTCAAACAACTGTTGACAGCGTCTGTGAACGGTTCAATGCCCTGCGTCAGGTTACCGCCGAGGATGAAATAGGGGAGCAGTTCTGGGCCAGCCTGCAGCCCTGGCCCTCGCTTAAATTTGCCTGGGAAACCGCCTGGATAGATTTGCTGCGCGGCGGCAAACGGGAACTGTACCCCTCTGCCTTTAGCCGGGGCGATAAGGGAATCAAAATCAACGGCCTTATCTGGATGGGCGACCCAGCCTTTATGCGGGAGCAGATCCAAAAGAAACTGGCCCAAGGCTTTAACTGCCTTAAAATGAAAATAGGAGGGCTTGATTTTGACCAGGAGCTACGGATTCTGGAAGAGATCAGAGCCGTGGCCAACCCTTCGGAACTAGAGCTGCGTTTGGACGCCAACGGGGCATTTTTGCCCAAAGATGCGCAAGCCAAACTAGACCAGCTGGCTAAATTCACCATCCATTCCATTGAACAGCCTATTAAGCAGAACCAATGGGAGGAGATGCGTACGCTCTGCCAAAATTCCCCCATTCCTATTGCCCTGGACGAGGAGTTAATAAGAGTGGCCTCTAAAGAAGAGAAATGGAAAATGCTGGATACCCTCCGGCCCCGCTACATCATTCTAAAGCCCACCTTGCTAGGCGGCTTCTTTGAGAGCCGGGAATGGATTCAGGTGGCGGAGTCGCTTGGGATAGAGTGGTGGCTGACCTCGGCGCTGGAGTCCAACATAGGCCTGAATGCCATTACGCAGTTTTCCCAGGAATTTAATAACCCCATGCCGCAAGGTTTGGGCACCGGGCAGCTGTACCATAATAATATAGAGTCCCCGCTGGAAATTAAAGGAGAGGAACTCTGGTATAATCAGGCCCTCGGTTGGAAATTGCCTGAATAG
- the egtB gene encoding ergothioneine biosynthesis protein EgtB: MPEATITGKADILTRFRSVRAQTEQICATLTPEDTVMQPMVDVSPPKWHLGHTTWFFETFVLVPHWPGYKAFHSQYAFLFNSYYNSMGSRVARSDRGTLSRPPLEDIYAYRRHVNEHMEKALGSPEITGNPSLAPILELGLQHEQQHQELLVCDIKYILSCNPLLPAYQAKPAPVLSTFSGKQPQNEWCQVPEGMYTIGYQGKDFCFDNEYQPHQVFIAGFSARRKLVTNQEFLEFMKAGGYLDFRFWLDEGWQLAQQQDWQAPLYWVNQDGEWWHFTLHGLEKIDLNAPVTHISFYEAHAYANWSGHRLLTEFEWEALAQCYANVPANGNFLESGQYQPVPENAENTEIIPQLLGNTWEWTYSGYFPYPGFVTAPGAIGEYNGKFMINQMVLRGGSCATPQSHIRTTYRNFFHPDKRWQFTGIRLAKK, translated from the coding sequence ATGCCAGAGGCTACCATTACCGGCAAAGCAGATATTTTAACCCGTTTCAGGAGCGTGAGGGCCCAGACAGAGCAAATCTGCGCGACCCTTACCCCCGAAGATACCGTCATGCAACCCATGGTTGACGTGAGTCCGCCTAAGTGGCATCTGGGCCATACCACCTGGTTTTTTGAGACCTTCGTGCTGGTGCCCCACTGGCCCGGGTATAAAGCCTTTCACTCTCAATACGCCTTCCTGTTCAACTCTTACTACAACAGTATGGGCAGCCGCGTGGCCCGTTCAGACAGAGGCACCTTGTCTAGACCTCCGCTGGAAGATATCTATGCCTACCGCCGGCACGTGAACGAGCACATGGAAAAAGCTCTGGGCTCGCCGGAAATCACGGGAAATCCATCCCTGGCACCTATTCTGGAGCTAGGCTTGCAGCATGAGCAGCAACACCAGGAACTGCTGGTCTGTGATATCAAATATATTTTAAGCTGTAACCCCCTGTTGCCCGCCTATCAGGCCAAGCCAGCTCCTGTTTTGAGCACGTTTTCAGGAAAACAGCCTCAAAACGAGTGGTGCCAGGTGCCCGAAGGAATGTACACCATTGGTTACCAAGGCAAGGATTTCTGCTTTGACAACGAATACCAGCCGCACCAAGTGTTTATAGCCGGGTTTTCGGCCCGCCGGAAATTAGTGACCAACCAGGAGTTTCTGGAGTTCATGAAAGCGGGCGGCTACTTAGATTTCAGGTTCTGGCTGGACGAAGGCTGGCAACTGGCCCAGCAGCAAGACTGGCAAGCCCCTTTGTATTGGGTGAACCAGGACGGCGAATGGTGGCATTTCACCCTGCATGGGCTGGAGAAAATAGACCTGAACGCTCCGGTCACCCACATCAGCTTTTATGAGGCCCATGCTTACGCCAACTGGTCGGGTCACCGGCTGCTCACCGAATTTGAGTGGGAGGCCCTGGCCCAATGCTACGCCAACGTCCCTGCCAATGGGAATTTTCTGGAGAGCGGCCAGTACCAACCGGTGCCGGAAAATGCAGAAAACACGGAAATTATTCCGCAACTGCTTGGCAACACCTGGGAATGGACCTACAGCGGGTATTTCCCGTACCCAGGTTTTGTGACCGCGCCCGGGGCCATTGGCGAATACAACGGCAAGTTTATGATCAACCAGATGGTATTGCGCGGCGGTTCCTGCGCCACACCTCAAAGCCACATAAGGACCACTTACCGCAACTTTTTTCACCCAGACAAACGCTGGCAGTTCACGGGTATCCGGCTGGCCAAAAAATAA
- a CDS encoding FAD-dependent oxidoreductase: protein MKNNTGTTLAVWQSGIDMPATSSLTSNVTADVCVVGAGIAGLTTAYLLTKEGKKVIVLDAGEICGGETSRTTAHISWALDDRYSKLIKVFGKAQALLAYESHRDALNKIEQIIKDEHIQCDFKRLPGYLFLGATDSEDQLDEELEACHSLGIKQVVKLKQVPVPTVSDRPCLMFPDQAQFHPTKYLAVLSRYILDNGGEIYTNSHVKKFETGAVNRVVTDANFSVTSNHLVVCTNTPVNDFVVMHTKQAPYRTYVVGMRIPKESIPTALYWDDSDPYHYVRLASVAGEENLDTEILVVGGEDHKTGQSEGNESERFTCLEEWTRKKFPMVQDVVFQWSGQVMEPVDYMGFIGRNPMDEKNVYIATGDSGHGMTHGTIAGMLITDLIFGRTNPWEKLYDPGRVTLSADTAKEFLKENLNVAGQYVDYVKPGDKEETAVAPGSGIVMQKGAGKVAVYCDQEGKRHECSAVCTHLGCIVNWNHVENSWDCPCHGSRFDPFGKVIAGPAITDLEKL, encoded by the coding sequence ATGAAAAATAATACAGGAACAACTTTAGCCGTCTGGCAATCAGGCATTGACATGCCCGCCACTTCCAGCCTCACCAGTAACGTGACGGCAGATGTGTGCGTGGTGGGCGCGGGCATTGCCGGTCTTACCACGGCCTATCTTTTGACCAAGGAAGGCAAAAAAGTAATTGTGCTGGATGCCGGCGAGATCTGTGGCGGCGAGACCAGCCGTACCACCGCGCATATCTCCTGGGCCCTGGATGACCGCTATTCCAAACTGATAAAGGTCTTCGGGAAAGCCCAGGCGCTGCTGGCCTATGAAAGCCACCGCGATGCCCTCAATAAAATAGAGCAGATCATCAAAGACGAACATATTCAATGTGATTTCAAACGGTTGCCGGGCTACCTTTTCCTGGGCGCCACAGACTCTGAAGACCAGCTGGACGAAGAACTGGAAGCCTGCCATTCCTTAGGCATTAAACAGGTAGTAAAACTGAAACAGGTGCCTGTGCCTACCGTAAGCGACCGTCCCTGTTTGATGTTCCCGGACCAGGCGCAATTCCACCCCACCAAATACCTGGCGGTGCTCAGCCGGTATATCCTGGACAACGGAGGCGAGATCTATACCAACAGCCACGTAAAGAAATTTGAGACCGGAGCTGTTAACCGGGTGGTAACTGATGCCAACTTCTCTGTGACCTCTAACCATCTGGTAGTCTGCACCAATACGCCCGTGAATGACTTTGTGGTCATGCACACCAAACAGGCGCCTTACCGCACCTATGTAGTGGGCATGCGTATTCCTAAAGAAAGTATTCCTACCGCCTTGTATTGGGATGACTCAGACCCGTACCACTACGTTCGCCTGGCCTCAGTGGCCGGCGAGGAAAACCTGGACACGGAGATTCTGGTGGTGGGAGGTGAGGACCATAAAACCGGACAGAGCGAAGGCAACGAATCTGAGCGGTTTACCTGTCTGGAGGAATGGACCCGCAAGAAATTCCCGATGGTGCAGGACGTGGTCTTCCAATGGTCTGGCCAAGTAATGGAGCCAGTGGACTACATGGGCTTTATTGGCCGCAACCCCATGGACGAGAAGAACGTGTACATCGCCACCGGCGACTCCGGGCATGGCATGACCCACGGCACCATTGCCGGCATGCTCATCACCGACCTTATCTTTGGCCGCACCAACCCCTGGGAGAAACTCTATGACCCGGGCCGCGTGACCCTCTCTGCAGATACCGCCAAGGAATTCCTGAAGGAAAACCTGAACGTGGCCGGCCAATACGTAGATTATGTAAAACCGGGAGATAAGGAAGAAACCGCCGTTGCGCCCGGCTCAGGCATAGTGATGCAGAAAGGGGCGGGCAAAGTAGCGGTATACTGTGACCAGGAAGGCAAGCGCCATGAATGCTCCGCGGTCTGCACCCACCTGGGCTGTATCGTGAACTGGAACCACGTAGAGAATTCCTGGGACTGCCCTTGCCACGGCTCGCGGTTTGACCCATTCGGGAAAGTGATTGCCGGGCCAGCCATTACAGATCTGGAGAAACTGTAA
- a CDS encoding tRNA-binding protein yields the protein MENIITWDQFTAVDLRAGTILQAEPFPEARKPAYKLWVDLGELGIKKSSAQITQRYTLEELIGKQVICVTNFGPKQIGPWRSEVLVTGFEDEEGNIVLAQPQAQVPNGKRLI from the coding sequence ATGGAGAACATCATCACCTGGGACCAGTTTACGGCGGTAGATCTAAGGGCAGGTACTATCCTGCAGGCGGAGCCTTTTCCAGAGGCCCGGAAACCCGCCTATAAACTGTGGGTGGACCTGGGGGAACTGGGCATTAAAAAATCAAGCGCACAAATTACCCAACGCTATACGTTAGAAGAATTGATAGGAAAGCAAGTGATCTGCGTGACCAACTTTGGGCCCAAGCAGATTGGACCTTGGCGCTCTGAGGTGCTGGTGACGGGTTTTGAGGACGAAGAAGGAAATATTGTGCTGGCGCAACCCCAGGCCCAAGTGCCCAACGGCAAAAGGCTTATTTAA
- a CDS encoding DUF58 domain-containing protein, with protein MRDLVKKLRKYEIQIRKAIDGQMQGDFKSVFKSSGLEFDDVRAYQYGDDVRSIDWNVSAKGHGTFVKTYREEKEQNVFLLLDVSGSQCLGQPGAQKMDLGKEIGGILALSALNQGSQLGMICFSDGKEQYLKPGKGNEHAYSLIKTLARLEPQSTKTNIGAGIKLALNVVKRKSIMILISDFIDLNYERELIMLAKKHDLIVLQLMDKRETGFPKLGIIPLLDKESGKTMWINTSSKAFRDQYLLPYAQNQEKLIKICRQYQADFLPIYVEQDYVPQLMNLFRARNRSMKRSA; from the coding sequence ATGAGAGACTTGGTGAAGAAGCTACGAAAATACGAAATACAGATCAGAAAGGCAATTGACGGCCAGATGCAAGGCGATTTCAAATCTGTTTTCAAAAGCTCTGGCCTGGAGTTTGACGACGTGCGCGCCTACCAATACGGAGATGACGTGCGGTCCATTGACTGGAACGTGAGCGCCAAGGGCCACGGCACCTTTGTGAAAACCTACCGCGAGGAAAAGGAGCAGAATGTGTTTTTGCTGCTGGACGTGAGCGGATCGCAATGCCTGGGCCAACCGGGAGCGCAGAAAATGGATTTAGGCAAAGAGATTGGGGGCATTCTGGCCTTATCGGCGCTCAACCAGGGCAGCCAGTTAGGCATGATCTGTTTCTCAGACGGCAAGGAGCAGTACCTGAAACCGGGAAAGGGCAATGAGCACGCCTATTCGCTTATTAAAACCCTGGCCCGTCTGGAGCCGCAGTCTACCAAAACCAACATTGGCGCTGGCATTAAACTGGCCCTGAACGTGGTCAAGCGCAAAAGCATTATGATCCTGATCTCAGATTTCATAGACCTGAACTACGAGCGGGAACTTATCATGCTGGCCAAGAAGCATGACCTTATTGTGTTGCAACTCATGGACAAGCGCGAAACCGGTTTCCCCAAGCTGGGTATTATTCCCCTGCTAGACAAAGAGTCCGGCAAAACCATGTGGATCAATACCTCTTCCAAGGCATTTAGAGACCAATACCTTCTCCCCTACGCCCAGAACCAGGAAAAGCTGATCAAGATCTGCCGCCAATACCAAGCCGATTTTCTGCCTATTTACGTGGAGCAGGATTACGTGCCGCAACTGATGAACCTGTTCAGGGCCAGAAACAGGAGCATGAAAAGAAGTGCCTAG
- a CDS encoding SIR2 family NAD-dependent protein deacylase, which yields MATKKRKVVVLTGAGISAESGLATFRDANGLWEGHDVMAVASPEGWEKDPELVLEFYNQRRKSAQGVEPNAAHKALVDLEEKFEVIIITQNVDDLHERAGSSQILHLHGKLFESRSTKDENLIYPMGGWQLNLGDLCEKGSQLRPNIVWFGEAVPLIEKAAEETMSADYLLVIGTSLQVYPAAGLLSYAPHDTPVYLVDPNVPSISHRRNLKVIQEKATIGVPALVKQLLEE from the coding sequence ATGGCAACCAAAAAACGGAAAGTAGTGGTGTTAACCGGCGCGGGTATTAGTGCTGAAAGCGGCCTGGCTACGTTTAGAGATGCCAATGGCCTTTGGGAAGGGCATGATGTGATGGCGGTTGCCTCTCCGGAAGGTTGGGAAAAGGACCCTGAACTGGTGCTGGAATTCTACAACCAACGCCGCAAAAGCGCGCAGGGCGTAGAGCCCAATGCCGCTCACAAGGCTTTGGTAGACCTGGAAGAGAAGTTTGAGGTAATCATTATTACCCAAAACGTAGATGATCTGCATGAACGGGCCGGCTCCAGTCAGATTCTGCACCTGCACGGCAAGCTCTTTGAAAGCCGAAGCACCAAGGACGAAAATTTGATCTACCCCATGGGGGGCTGGCAACTGAACCTGGGCGACCTCTGTGAGAAAGGCTCTCAGCTGCGCCCTAACATTGTGTGGTTTGGTGAGGCAGTGCCTCTTATTGAAAAGGCCGCAGAAGAAACCATGTCCGCAGATTACCTGCTGGTCATTGGTACGTCGCTGCAGGTTTACCCGGCGGCCGGCCTTCTCTCCTATGCCCCGCATGACACGCCGGTGTACCTGGTGGACCCTAATGTGCCCAGCATTTCGCACCGGCGCAACCTGAAGGTCATCCAGGAAAAAGCTACCATAGGCGTGCCCGCCCTGGTGAAACAACTGCTAGAGGAGTAA